GGGTGTCCGTTCCTCAAGTACGCCGAATTCTGCGCCGGGGCCCGGCATCTGCAGCCCACGCGCACGTCCGTGGCATGCCGCCGCGGCGCACATCGGGTGGGTCCGCTGCCACGCTGACACCGGTTGATGATGAGGACGCATTGCTGCTGCAGCAGATCCGCGGCGGCGACCAGGCAGCCCTGAGCATCCTGTGGTGCCGCTACTACCCGATGACGCTCGCGGTGGCCCGCCGGTACACATTCCAGTCATCGGACGCCGAAGAAGTGACGGCCGAAGTGTTCGCGTCGCTGCTGAGAGCCCTGCGCAACGGAGCCGGGCCCACCTCCTCGATCCGGTCGTATCTAGCCACCTCCGTGCGCAACCTGGCCGGGCGACGCGCCACGGCACGCACCGGTGAGGTGCTCACCGACGACGACGCCGTATTCGAGAACCCCGACGGGGATCTCGCCGATCCGGTCGCCGTCTCCGGTGACCGACTCCTCGTGCGGGAAGCCTTCAATTCGTTGCCCTCCCGATGGCAGGTGGTGCTCTGGCGGACCGCCGTGGATCACGACAGTCACGCGGTCATCGGCGAGGATCTGGGGTTGCAGCCCAACAGTGTGGCGGCGCTGGCGCGGCGGGCGCGGCTGGCGTTCCGCACGGCGTACGTGCAGGCGCATGCCTCGACCGGCGCTGTCTCCGAAGCGTGCCAACCGTTCGTGCCCCGGCTGGCGTCGCTGTTGCTGCCCGGGGGTGGTGTCGGCAGTACGCCGCGTGACGTCTCCGACCACGTGCGCGACTGCGACACGTGTCAGGAGCGGTTGATGGAGTTGATCTCCGTTGATCGACAACTCGGCGCGTTCATCGCCCCGCTGATCCTGGCGGCGCCCGGGGGCTGGCGGGCGCCGCCGGTCTTGCGGGTGGCGCCGGTCTTGCGGGCGGCGCGGGTGTTGCGGGCGGCGCGGGAGCGACTGCCGGAGCTGCCGGTACGG
The window above is part of the Branchiibius hedensis genome. Proteins encoded here:
- a CDS encoding RNA polymerase sigma factor, which produces MSVPQVRRILRRGPASAAHAHVRGMPPRRTSGGSAATLTPVDDEDALLLQQIRGGDQAALSILWCRYYPMTLAVARRYTFQSSDAEEVTAEVFASLLRALRNGAGPTSSIRSYLATSVRNLAGRRATARTGEVLTDDDAVFENPDGDLADPVAVSGDRLLVREAFNSLPSRWQVVLWRTAVDHDSHAVIGEDLGLQPNSVAALARRARLAFRTAYVQAHASTGAVSEACQPFVPRLASLLLPGGGVGSTPRDVSDHVRDCDTCQERLMELISVDRQLGAFIAPLILAAPGGWRAPPVLRVAPVLRAARVLRAARERLPELPVRVSPQPRQRGARGAAPRWLLRPRSRR